A window of Candidatus Dadabacteria bacterium contains these coding sequences:
- the rmuC gene encoding DNA recombination protein RmuC: MDISGLLTHLGAMAIVAFVLFYYLTRERGRRESTETELSLIRTELEESKSKGAGLEEKLKDSVEAAGALNAEKASLESSMKEKAAAVADRDLRISGFERQIGELRSQVAEKEIILSGLNATIEQERKSFEEKLTILEDAKKRLGDEFENLGNRIFEDTTKKFTDKNKADMETLLNPLREQIKDFEKKVTDTHKEASTDRASLKAHIENLKNLGEQMSQEALNLTTALKGESQAQGAWGEIVLEKALEMSGLSEDKEYHSQSSYKGGNGNTLRPDVIVHLPEGKDVIIDSKVSLTAYERYVSCEDEEERKDYLKQHVLSFRNHIKELSDKGYENIPEIRSLNYVLMFVPLESAFMLAIETERDLYSEAFEKNVIIVCPSTLLATLRTIHSIWQFEYQNANAREIAESAGRMYDKFVTFVEHLKDVGRRIEQSDKAYQSAMNSLFEGKGNLVKRALDLKELGIKTSKELPTDLSEKSRLSGYAVSPGKETDNGSQ; the protein is encoded by the coding sequence ATGGATATCTCTGGTCTGCTTACCCATCTGGGGGCGATGGCGATTGTTGCCTTCGTGCTCTTCTACTACCTGACCAGGGAAAGGGGTCGGCGTGAGTCGACCGAAACCGAGCTTTCCTTGATCAGGACCGAACTTGAAGAGTCAAAGAGCAAGGGTGCCGGGCTTGAGGAGAAGCTTAAAGACTCCGTTGAGGCCGCAGGCGCCCTTAATGCCGAGAAAGCCTCCCTTGAATCCAGCATGAAAGAAAAGGCAGCCGCCGTCGCGGACCGCGATTTGAGGATTTCAGGATTCGAAAGACAGATCGGTGAACTCAGGTCCCAGGTTGCTGAAAAAGAGATCATTCTGTCGGGGTTAAATGCGACCATAGAACAGGAAAGAAAAAGCTTCGAGGAAAAGCTGACTATACTGGAGGATGCGAAAAAAAGACTGGGTGACGAATTTGAGAACTTGGGAAACAGGATCTTCGAGGATACGACAAAGAAATTCACCGACAAAAACAAGGCGGACATGGAGACTCTCCTTAATCCCCTCCGCGAGCAGATAAAGGATTTCGAGAAGAAGGTCACCGATACACACAAGGAAGCCAGCACCGACAGAGCCTCCCTTAAAGCCCATATAGAGAATCTTAAGAACCTGGGCGAGCAGATGAGCCAGGAAGCCCTCAATCTTACTACCGCTCTCAAGGGAGAATCTCAGGCCCAAGGTGCCTGGGGGGAAATAGTGCTTGAAAAGGCGCTTGAGATGTCAGGGCTCTCCGAAGACAAGGAGTATCACTCCCAGTCAAGCTACAAGGGGGGCAACGGCAATACCCTCCGACCCGACGTGATCGTTCATCTCCCCGAGGGAAAAGATGTCATAATCGACTCCAAGGTATCTCTTACGGCTTACGAAAGATACGTCTCCTGCGAAGATGAGGAGGAAAGAAAAGATTACCTGAAGCAGCATGTCCTCTCGTTTCGAAACCACATAAAGGAACTCAGCGACAAGGGATATGAGAATATCCCCGAAATCAGAAGCCTTAACTACGTTTTGATGTTCGTTCCGCTTGAATCCGCTTTCATGCTGGCCATAGAGACGGAGAGGGATCTTTACTCCGAGGCTTTTGAGAAGAACGTGATAATTGTCTGTCCCTCGACTCTTCTCGCGACGCTCAGAACCATACACAGCATCTGGCAGTTTGAGTACCAGAACGCAAACGCCAGGGAAATAGCCGAAAGCGCCGGGAGGATGTACGACAAGTTCGTAACTTTCGTTGAGCACCTAAAGGATGTGGGAAGACGGATAGAACAGTCTGACAAAGCTTACCAAAGCGCGATGAACAGTCTTTTCGAAGGGAAGGGCAACCTCGTAAAAAGAGCCTTGGATTTAAAGGAGTTAGGAATTAAAACCTCGAAAGAGCTTCCCACGGACCTCTCGGAGAAATCCCGCCTCTCTGGGTATGCCGTTTCCCCCGGCAAAGAGACGGATAACGGGTCGCAATGA
- a CDS encoding SDR family oxidoreductase — protein MFENSLKGSWALVLGSSSGFGEACSLELARRGMNIFGVHLDRRGTMAKVEGIVEEIKSTGSEVKFYNVNVADAEKRQEVIADIKDVVQQDGSQVKVMIHSVAFGTLKRYVADERRDVLNTKNIDMTLDVMAHSIVYWAQDLVMEGIMGEGGRIFAMTSAGSHKVWPTYGAVSAAKAAIEAHIRQLAVELAPQGITANSIMAGVTDTPALRKIPENDKLIDHALRANPSGRLTTTEDVAKAIVLLSLDEASWITGNVIGVDGGEDLV, from the coding sequence TTGTTTGAAAATTCTCTTAAAGGCAGTTGGGCGCTTGTGCTCGGCTCTTCAAGCGGTTTCGGGGAGGCCTGCAGTCTTGAGCTGGCGCGGCGGGGAATGAATATCTTCGGCGTGCACCTTGACCGCAGGGGAACCATGGCAAAGGTAGAAGGGATAGTGGAGGAGATAAAAAGCACGGGAAGCGAAGTGAAATTCTACAACGTGAACGTTGCCGACGCTGAGAAGAGGCAGGAGGTTATCGCGGATATAAAAGACGTGGTGCAGCAGGATGGCTCTCAGGTAAAGGTGATGATCCACTCCGTAGCGTTCGGTACGCTCAAGCGCTACGTCGCGGACGAACGCAGGGATGTTCTTAACACCAAGAACATTGACATGACCTTGGACGTGATGGCCCACAGCATCGTTTACTGGGCGCAGGATCTCGTTATGGAGGGAATAATGGGCGAGGGCGGGAGAATATTCGCCATGACGAGCGCGGGGAGTCACAAGGTCTGGCCCACTTACGGCGCGGTATCGGCCGCAAAGGCGGCCATAGAGGCCCACATACGCCAGCTTGCCGTTGAACTCGCGCCCCAAGGGATTACCGCGAACTCAATAATGGCGGGCGTAACGGACACTCCCGCTCTCAGAAAAATTCCTGAAAATGACAAACTCATCGATCATGCTCTCAGGGCAAACCCTTCGGGAAGACTGACGACCACAGAAGACGTGGCAAAAGCCATTGTGCTTCTCTCCCTTGACGAAGCCTCCTGGATCACGGGCAACGTGATAGGGGTTGACGGCGGAGAAGACCTTGTCTAA
- a CDS encoding DoxX family protein, with translation MSIYGRNKDADLGIFLLRIGFGFSMLIFHGYGKLVGGPERWTKIGGSLQTFGIDFYPVFWGFMAAFAEFFCSAFIIAGIFFVPATFLLSVNMIVAVLFHLYLPEESPAAGWQGASNAIEYLFAYVALMITGPGRYKINLG, from the coding sequence ATGTCAATTTATGGCAGAAACAAGGATGCGGATTTAGGAATTTTTCTGCTCAGGATAGGTTTCGGTTTCTCGATGCTTATTTTCCACGGCTACGGGAAGCTGGTCGGAGGCCCCGAGAGATGGACTAAGATCGGGGGGTCATTACAGACCTTCGGTATTGATTTTTACCCGGTTTTCTGGGGGTTTATGGCGGCTTTTGCCGAGTTTTTCTGTTCGGCTTTCATAATCGCGGGAATTTTCTTTGTACCCGCGACTTTTCTTCTGTCCGTTAACATGATCGTAGCGGTTCTCTTTCACCTCTATCTTCCGGAAGAGTCACCCGCGGCGGGATGGCAGGGAGCTTCAAACGCAATTGAATATCTCTTTGCTTATGTAGCGTTGATGATTACCGGTCCTGGAAGATACAAGATAAACCTGGGCTGA